gtcaacattaaattttatttatatttcttaaatagttttaattaaatttaattttttttaaaatatctgTTCTAAAATAGAACTAAGAATCAAAGATATTTGAAtatttgtgagaaattaataattgaattttttttaaaaggtgtctaattattaaaggttattttaaaaaaagatcaaaattaaattttatctatattttctaaatagtggtaatatataattattatataatttaattttctaagtaCAATTCGTAATTAATAtgatatttcaaatttaaataatgaaaatttattaattactaTATTTATTCGTAATTAATATGATAttccaaatttaaataataaaaatttattaattactatatttaggtttaatttcttttaaaatatctgtttaaaattaaaattagaagatatttaattttttttttaaattaatgataaaaattttcattaagtttaattttttttaaaatatatactttaaattaaaatcaagaatcaggaaatatttgaatttttgtgagaaattaatgattgaaattttaaaggtaattaatctttaatttaaaaaaaaatgaaaggtcaatattaaattttatttatattttctaaatatttttaattaaatattaaatgatatatttttaattatatattaaatgatatatatatatatatatattatgaaaaaaataaaatgaaataaaaatttattttaatagttatggcaaatagaaaatttatatcaatattcaattttcatttattttatattttttatattatattaataaataattaatattattactttggttaatattaattattttatattgttttattatcatttataaaaattaattaatgatataattttttaaaattatgataaagTTATTAATTTCCTAATTATGTGTATATAAGTTACAAACTATTTACttagttattattttaatattataataagtagctatttttattattatatagaaaccccaatttaattaaatatagggaaaactctttattttatatatatatatatatatatatatatatatatatataaaggttatatttaataattatattaattaatgtaattaattattaccattattattactattaattatttttactattaccattattatcacaatttttatggttaactaattaaaaatattagatatattaaatttttaattatttcaattaattataaaaatttatgaattatatatattttaaaattaaaaaaaatatataaaattatgctATGAAAGTAGTTACATGGAGTTAAATACTTTACtttatttctctctctcttttatatatttaataatttttaatttattttaatgttattttatttttatttatcttattttagtattcatttaataaagacatatttttaattatatattgaatgctatataaaatgaattgtggaaaaacgaaatgaaataaaaatttattttcatagttatggtaaacaataaatttatattaatattcaatttcattatttttttgatatttttttattctatattaataaataattaatattattaatttaattaatattaatcatgttatgttatattattctattattatttaaaaaaaattaattaatgataaaatttttataaattatgattaagttattaatttcataattatgtatatataagttataaattatataattattatattttaataattataataagtagttattattattattattattgttattattattattatcatcatcattATAAATGTctagaaaaatttaatttaattagagacaagaaaaattaagagttaattatattaatttattaattatatttaatgaatACACATATACTAATTTATGTATATTCCATACTCACTTTCTTATAAAGAAGTCGTTCAgattttataaaacaaattcaaaaaaagatagaattttaaatttgtcACATTTATAGtaaatagtaatttttaattaaatttattaataataatttttctatatTTCTTCAACAacagttataatatataattattatataattttatttttaaatacaattcttaattattttgatattccaaatttaaataatagaaaaaatattgattactaaatataattatcattcattacaagtttaatactttttaatttaaaaagtcaatggcaattattttaaagaaaattgaaatatttttgaacACATTTActgtaattaaatttattatttaattactaaTGATTTGACAACTcaagatatttaaatttaaaattcaattaatattataataattattcaattattactacaactaaaagtttaattttcttaaaaatatatgCTTTAAATTAGAATCAAGCATATTTgaatttttatgagaaattaatgattaattttttttaaatatgtcaAATTATTAAAGATAATGCTtatccattaatttttaattttttaaaagaaaaaaagttaacattaaatattttctttattttttaaacagatataatataattactaaacataattttcacatgttattattattatatttctaatttttaatttaaaaaattaattacagtaaaattaaaattcatatttattttaaaaaaaaattaatatttaaaattttttttcttctttttatgcatttaataaattttaatttactttaattttattttatttatttttattattttcaaataatttttttgttattattatatATGAGGAATAATTTATaaccttttaaaaaaaatttatgtctATTAAGTTTATTAATTTGagagtaattattaatttatttaattaatatttattattaacattttaaaattttaatattttaaataataatattaaaatttttttaattaaaaattatatatatatatatatatatatatatatatatatatatatatatatatatattaccgtATATGACACGTGTATTTCGCCAGCCATGTAATAATTGAATGATGAGGGTCTGTTGTTATTAAACCATCACCAACCTCTAACAGACCATCTCCAAAAGCTTAGAAACTAAAACaacgagaaaaaaaaaaaaaagcccatgACAAGTTAATATTAGTGAATACTCCTTTGCTCCTCTACCTCTTTAACGTAACCATTTTCACCACCATGACAAGCCTTCTAATTGCTTCCATCATCAACATTCCTATAGGTCTGAAGCGTCCCTGTACATATGATTTTGAATCTGTTGCAGACATTTGAGAAGAAATTAGAGGAACAAAAATGAAAATAGCCATCATTCTTGTTATAGGTTTCGGCTAGTAAATGCGGTGGCATTCCATCTTCATCATTGCTCTCCCACGCTACAGAATCAATGTTACAGTCTAGATAATTTGCATTAGACATCGTTAGAGCTTCCAAAGACACTGACATTTTGTTTGATTTGTTTCAATTGCAGGGTGGAACACAGCAAGTGATACAAAGGGGGATATTAATTAGTGCTGAAAAGGAGGAGTAGGCATCAAACTTGTGATAAGTTTGAGATCAAATTTTAAAATCCCATATCATCTTTAAAATCTATCACTATCTTTCAAACTAATTATCTTTATCATTATCTATTAATCAAaatcattttcttttttaattttaaattagaaaTATCCTCCCATTGGTCATGTTTATATATTTCTCTCTGGTGATGGTTAGATTGATAGATTTACAATCCATTGATGACCAAATTTTGTagatttaaaaaattaatcaattttcaatTTATTTACTTTTATTATCAATTCACAGTTATCTCTATAATCCAATTGATATATTACGATTCTCGAGCTGCAGTTAAAAATTTTGGGACtttctttttaaataaaaaaaagaacagCAGAGCGGAGTTAAGGTTAGTAGAAATTATGTACCAGAGGAAGGGAACCATAAAAAGCACTGAGAAATGCAAATATGAGCAGTAACCCCAAAACTCTGGATTTTGTTTTTTTATATGCCCCCAGAACAAAGCCGTCAAGAAATCGATCCATAGATCTCAGCACTTGCAGCTGAAAGGAGGGGCAATCTCATATATTAAAAACAAACCCAACAACTATACTACACTTACCAAACCATAACAAAAGAGAGCTTTCAGCTGCCGCTTCTGTATTCCCCAATGAATGTTGCTTGTGCGCGGTGCTGGAGTGATGGAAGTATATATAGAGGGAAGGAGCAGACAAAACCCTCCTCAAACCCTAATTAACAACCGGTACTCCTAGTTGGGCCTGGGCCAATATTTTTGGTTTATTAGTTCTTATATCTTCAGTTATCATCTCTCAGAAGTCAGAAATTTCTTTCCTCCATTTCTAGTCTCACTTCGTCGCAAGCAATAACCCTGTATGCCTATGGCTTCAGAAATCAACCCTAAAAGTAcaggtttttattttttttgtcgtgctcaaattcaaaattttaaaatatacaaaattaaaaaaatttaaaattaaataatacaaaTGACTTTATCTAAAATTAGATTTCACtaatcattaattttttaatatatcagATGTaactttaattaataaattttatttaaaattaaatttaatatttaattattaatgatTTGACAATTCAAgacatttaaatttaaaattcaattaatattataataattattcaattattactacagctaaaattttaattttcctaaaaATATATGTTCTAAATTAGAATCAAGTATATTTGAttttttgtgagaaattaataattaattttttttaaatatgtcgaattattaaaaataatgtttatccattaatttttaattttttaaaagagaaaagtcaacattaagtattttctctattttttaaataaatataatataattactaaatataattatcacatgttattatgttcataatttttaatttaaaaagttatttacagtaaaatcaaaattatttattttaaaaaaaaattaatatttaaaattttttttcttctttttatacatttaataaattttaatttactttaattttatttttattattttaaaatagttttattattatatatgagaaataatTTATAATCATTAAAAATAAACTTATAGCTATTAAGTTTATTAACTTGAGAGCAATtattaacttatttaattaatatttattattaatattttaaaattttaaataataatattaaaaatttttaattaaaaataatatatatattacgGTGTATGGCACCTGTATTTCGCTAGCCATGTAATAATTGAATGATGACGGTCTATTGTTATTAACCATCACCAACCTCTAACAGACCATCTCCAAAAGCTTAGAAACTAAaacaacgaaaaaaaaaaaaagcccatgACAAGTTAATATTAGTGAATACTTCTTTGCTCCTTGCCTCTTTAACGTAACCATTTTCACCACCATGACAAGCCTTCTAATTGCTTCCATCATCAACATTCCCATAGGTCTGAAGCGTCCCCGTACATATGATTTTGAATCTGTTGCAGACATTTGAGAAGAAATTAGAGGAACAAAAATGAAAATGGCCATCATTCTTGTTATAGGTTTCGGCTAGTAAATGCGGTGGCATTCCATCTTCATCATTGCTCTCCCACGCTACAGGATCAATGTCACAGTCTAGATAATTTGCATTAGACATCGTTAGAGCTTCCAAAGACACTGACATTTTGTTTGATTTGTTCCAATTGCAGGGTGGAACACAGCAAGTGATACAAAGGGGGATATTAATTAGTGCTGAAAAGGAGGAGTAGGCATCAAACTTGTGATAAGTTTGAGATCAAATTTTAAAATCCCATATCATCTTTAAAATCTATCACTATCTTTCAAACTAATTATCTTTATCATTATCTATTAATCAAaatcattttcttttttaattttaaattagaaaTATCCTCCCATTGGTCATGTTTATATATTTCTCTCTGGTGATGGTTAGATTGATAGATTTACAATCCATTGATGACCAAATTTTGTagatttaaaaaattaatcaattttcaatTTATTTACTTTTATTATCAATTCACAGTTATCTCTATAATCCAATTGATATATTACGATTCTCGAGCTGCAGTTAAAAATTTTGGGACtttctttttaaataaaaaaaagaaaagcagagCGGAGTTAAGGTTAGTAGAAATTATGTACCAGAGGAAGGGAACCATAAAAAGCACTGAGAAATGCAAATATGAGCAGTAACCCCAAAACTCTGGATTTTGTTTTTTTATATGCCCCCAGAACAAAGCCGTCAAGAAATCGATCCATAGATCTCAGCACTTGCAGCTGAAAGGAGGGGCAATCTCATATATTAAAAACAAACCCAACAACTATACTACACTTACCAAACCATAACAAAAGAGAGCTTTCAGCTGCCGCTTCTGTATTCCCCAATGAATGTTGCTTGTGCGCGGTGCTGGAGTGATGGAAGTATATATAGAGGGACGGAGCAGACAAAACCCTCCTCAAACCCTAATTAACAACCGGTACTCCTAGTTGGGCCTGGGCCAATATTTTTGGTTTATTAGTTCTTATATCTTCAGTTATCATCTCTCAGAAGTCAGAAATTTCTTTCCTCCATTTCTAGTCTCACTTCGTCGCAAGCAATAACCCTGTATGCCTATGGCTTCAGAAATCAACCCTAAAAGTAcaggtttttattttttttgtcgtgctcaaattcaaaattttaaaatatacaaaattaaaaaaatttaaaattaaataatacaaaTGACTTTATCTAAAATTAGATTTCACtaatcattaattttttaatatatcagATGTaactttaattaataaattttatttaaaattaattaataaaagttataaattaataaaaagttaatttaatcgtttttatatatatacattcttctctttctatctctctcaatgtCTCTCTCTTCCATTCCATCGCTCCCCATTCTAATCTCTAACGTATGCTTCTTCCCTCTTTTTGTTTGTATCTCTTTATTTCTTTCTCCCATGCTTTTTTTTTCCaagattttattaaatattttaaaaatttttgtgttaatattcatataaataattaattaaatatatattaattaaatataacacttatcaatataattaaataaatttaattaactgaattttatttttagaattaatattttaatatttattaagttatatatatatatatatatcttaacaatattttttaaaattttatataaaaatattacaaatatttacatttaaatatttttattctcaaaatttataattaatgtgtaaaataaaaatattttcataatgaAAAACCATCctgttaatttttatgaaatattaattatacattggaaaaaaaaatacatcattttacaaaattcattgtattattattttaacacacttaatttttgaatttattattttgtgggtaaatattaatattttattttattttatttaaattttaataaattatttgaaatttttcggattttagaaattgagttcgattttccgaaaatataaaactttgataatttttaaaaattaatttaaagaccatgtggcaaaactaaaaatatatttggactctacgaatttttctgaattttcaataattttttcgaaatttttgggcttcattttcgatcccaaggtagagtaaaaattcaaaattttgtatcatgaatcgGACATTCTGAATCGAATCGGACAGGATCGGACCGATAGAATCGGActggccttttcttttcttcttcttcccttccccgcgcgttctcgtccctcttcctctctctcctgttttctctctcctccctctttcCCACGTCGCGCCGCCACCTCTCAGCCCTCACCCGCAAGCACCACCCCAACCTTTCCACCATAGCGCAAGCGGTTTGGAAAACTTCGTGAAGTCCTCCCCTACACGTGCGCGATGCCTCACCTTTCCGACCAAAATCCGGcgaatccggccaccaatcggaccgggtcttgtgtcaaaccttttctacacctcgagagctttctatgGACACCAAAAACACTAAAATCTATTGAGCGGTTAgctcaatttttgtccgggaagttttagcctatttcgacttttgggctagatttctcgcaaaccattAACCCTAGGAAAAAACTGAGATTGCCAGAGCGctttactcgtcgagagcttcgcggtaatataaatttcaaaattttctgacatcattttttggtgggtcccatgaaacttcgtagtattttttcgagcattaaatgagtttagaaaattccgtaaaaattatatactaacccccgtattgtagGCTTCATGTAAGTACCTTCAATtcacgaaaattcgacagttgcccgGTCTGTAAATTTTCGGCTAGACAGACAGGCTATCGAAAAAGTCTCAGAATTAAATCAAGATTTTAGCTACCCCATCGTTGTTAGACGTCCTGAGCGCGTTTCagaggtcggaatcggcataggtaagcccgaaccttactttttcttaattgtctagtgcttgaattggattagaaatctataaaatattcatgatagctcagaaaattatgattccttttgcattagtttagtaatattgctaaagactgcgagacaaagttttagaatttttagagctccttTGGGTAGTTTTTtgcaaaatggtcaattataaggactaaattgtaattttacatattgtaattgatgactgtttggatgggcccaggaggggctgtgtgatgtgattgagttgtgagtgtatggtttgtggatacagaaatgcgttttaagcccttttgcaggttggataggtcctaagTTTAGGGGAGATTTTGTCAGATTTTCAGCATGACTTATGGCATATTTGATCTTTTTcttaatttgtattgagtcaaatgtattaaataattataataaaattatcaggtgagccgagacagccttcctcctccgcccagccgccacagtaacttcggttgagtctgtgagtaaaatattaattttaattgtaatttcaaaattattatatgttcaagcatgcccatgcatcacttataaatatgtatctatgtagttaaactctagacaCGTTttgtgttgcattcacaactgttaaagtgccatggatgttgttgtgataatttggagtagtgtacaggcgttggcgtgcgtgtggtatggtgttggatatggacaggaccgatagacacggcttgagatcttcgctaggatccggtccttcggggtagacacggcttgagtttttcactgggaccccgtatttggtttattaagcgaaagtccggcttgagatcttcgctggtagaagttggattaagagggctataTAGGCGATCAGGTCccgtatatgtattgtttgacattatcgggtgtgtgatgctccaaattatctttttgatgtgatttgtatgaaatttatgacggtgttgcatttcactccacatggtgtattagctttagatagctatacagattatggttaaaattgatattttactctctgagtcaaacgctcactcctgtttattattttttttcaggctacaggagaattattgttgtggttaacctgcttttcttcttcgcaggtcgtttattaatgtttgtatgattctgttaactcctaaaattttcgcatgtattagaaatatttatttgattgggtctgtaatataattatcatgttggacctgtaaacttattaaaaaCATTTATGGTTGGATTTGATAAGGGacccgagctcccatttattttttatgatatttgattatgttgagggtgagctaagctccacagatgattatttattgtgtttacaggtcgggtgagtcaaaaactctccgttaaatggtccattttatggtcggactctgtccggttgaattcttgaaattggccccaaatgggccttagagttggattgaggaatagttaggcttactacgggcctcggggctttaagctgacccaggtcctagtgccgatatGGCCTATAGGTTGGATCATgacaattataaataaaaaaatataatgactaaataacaatttgattaaatataaatttgaatttttaaatattaaaatatcattgttaatttttaaaaattttaatttagaaaaatttaagtcGATTAGATCAATACCGATTCAATTATTGAGTCAATTTACTATCATGTTCAATAAGAGAATCGATCCGGGTCACTGATTGATATGGTCAATCTAAATtttataaaacaattaaaaacgCTGCCCCTTGAACCAGGAGAGGCCTGATCAAACCTGGAACCTGCCTTGATCAATAGTTTTGAATGTTGAACCGGGGTTAGAGAGACCAGTTTAGAGTCATCTCCCTTAAAATGGGGCTTGAAACAGAACCATTCAAAAAgtctatttttcttttaaaatttatattgagCTTCTATTCgagttttttcaatttttttatgctagaaactaaatttatttaatttataattaacaaataaaattttgttataatttgATTATATTTAGAATTAAATCAAAATCATTTCGAAATTGTTGTCAACTGAAATTGGGCCGAAATAAAATTGGACTAAACTATAAAGTCGGCTGAATTACTAATTTCAACTCGAAATCAGATCCAAACCAGCCGCTGACCAGGTCTACTAAGAGTGTACGTTCCGCTATTTATATCGGCAGCATGTGCAGGCGAAGAGTTGTACTATAAGGGGCAAAAGAAGGAAGGAAACAGATTAAAGTGGAAACAGCAAAGTCAACGGAAATCTGCTTCAGAGCCagccttttttgtttttttgccttttattttctcattttaCAAAACTAGAGTTTCACCAGCCTTTTAGTTTGGGATTTATTTATagcaaattttaaataataaataataattcaatatatattatttatttaagataaaataaatatttacttctAACTTTTGCACAGTTATCCTATATTCAATTGTTATTTTCTACATTCATCcgcttcaatttttaaaattattttgttgACGGTTTACTGTTCTCCTGTCCTGATGGGAGGGCAAGACTGGAAAGCCAAGCAATTTTCACTTTTCAGGGAACTGAAACAATGAACAGTGAAAATTGCTTGACTTTTTAATGTATCGTTTAGATATAGATAGATTTTGTCCTTTTTATTTGTCTCCCTTGCTGCAGACTCTTCAAATTCCTTTCTGTCTCGCCTGAAAATCCTTTCTTTATATCAAAATTAACCAAAATAAATGTGATGTTCTCCGATTCTCTTCTTTTCATTTCTCTATTATCACTTCTTTATTCAATTGCTTGTGCAAACTAATAAGAAGACAGCAAAAACACCTCCATTCAACCCAAAAAACTACAACGGAGTTAACCCAATTTTAGCTCTTAATTGGATTACTAATAGGTAATTATTCAATACCCAGTTCttgttttcatttttctttttggtTCTTTTGTTACTTTCTGAGGttttagcaattttttttttataggtttttctgTACTTATGTTTTCTTGGTATCATCGAGTTTGAATTTTGATGGTGCAGATTGTAGATATAAGGAAGTTGGTATGGTCTGCAATTTGTATTGGAAGTGGATGATGGGCATTTAATTGAACAAGTTGGAGGTGATTCCGTAGTTTTGATCCCATGAATAGATTCTGTTTTGGTGCTTCCTACTCTCAGGTAAAGATTATTTTCCTCTTTGGTATGGAAATACGCTGTTTAAAATGTTACTGAAATAGGGGGTTCTGcaaaattcttcttcttcttttttcaggGTTTAATTGTGGGATTCTAGTGGATAGAGGTTAGTTTACCTACTTGGAGATTGACGTACTCATTCATATCGAGTATTGGGTTTGATTGGATGAGTAATCCCTGGGGATCTTATTAAGCTTCTTAGACTTGGGTTATTTGGAGTATTTGGTGTTTGGAGTGTTAATCTTTTTGGTTAGTTATTGTGTTGAAGAATGTGAAGCCCTATGTTTCAAAAATTAAAGTTGCCTTGCCTGCTAGAATTTGCAGGGTCTAGTTAATTTCATGCTGTAATACAAAAAAGTTCTCTTGAAGGTTATTTGACTTTATTAAGTTAATCTATGCAAGCGCTTCTCCAAAACTCAAAAGAAAAAGATGGTTGCTACTTATCATATATTCTTCCATTACTAATTCAATGACTTGTATTTTCATGGAAATTGGAACTATATGGAGCTATCCATTCTCTTTATAATGCCATTACTACTGCTTCCTCTTAGTATTTATGGACTTGGAACTCATTGGTTCTTTTTACATACTATGAGCTTCTGAGCCATGTCAAACATAAATTGAAATTGTTTTCTGCATAGCTTGTAGGAGGACGTTCGTCATCAAGCTCTGGTAAGGGAAAAGGCCATGAGGGCTCAATCAAGTACGGTTTCAGCCTAATAAAAGGGAAGGCTAATCATCCCATGGAGGATTATCATGTTGCTAAGTTTGTGCAGATTCAAGGACATGAATTAGGGCTTTTTGCTATCTATGATGGCCATATGGGAGAAGGTGTGCCTGCATACTTACAGAAGCATTTGTTTTCCAATATCCTGAAGGAGGTGTGACATCATTTCAAACTTCTTGCCAGTTAAACATTTTGATTTAAGTTGGTTATGTAATTACATCATTCCAAACTTCTAGCCAGTTAAACATTTTTATTTGAGTTGGTTATGTAATTAGTTGGGAGGGATGTACTCTTTAACACTTTATCATTTCATCATTCTAGGAGGAGTTCTGGGTAGACCCCAACAGATCTATCTCAAAAGCCTATGAGAGGACTGACCAGGCAATTCTCTCTCATGGTTCAGACTTGGGCCGAGGTGGGTCCACAGCTGTAACTGCAATTTTGATTAATGGTCGAAGATTATGGGTTGCTAACGTTGGGGATTCTAGAGCTGTAGTTTCAAGAGCGGGTCAGGCAATTCAAATGAGTACAGATCATGAACCTAACAATGAACGAGGAAGCATAGAGGACAGGGGTGGCTTTGTCTCAAACATGCCAGGTTTTTTCACATTAGCCATTACTAAACACAAATTTGTTTTGAATGTGGAAGCTGAAAGCCGCCAATTCTTGAATGTGTTTGTAGTTTATGATCCATTTGAGCACAAGCTGTAGATATGTCCATTTGCTACCTTGAAAGCTAGAAATTGAGCACCATTCAGATTATAATAAATGTGCCTTCTATTTCTTGATCTACATCAGAGTACTCTTAGatgaaaaaaaatagaaaaaaaaggcaaaaaaataaaaatcacttGCTTTGTTTCACGAATAGGACATTGTAGAATATTCCATGCTTATtgatcaaaattttagtttttggagTAGTCAGCTGCCTGTCTTCCTTTTACGTTGAGTGTTTAGGCTACACATATCTTTTCATTTTTATCACTTATATTGAGGACACCGGATAAGTGCTTTAGGAGAAACCATAATTTTTCGTGTCACCTGTGCATATGTTTCCTTGGGGCTTCAGAGACTGAAAATTTTGAAGGCATTTTTATGTCACTGATGGTAGGTAGTACATAAAgctttcatttccatgtataaaaataGCAGATGACTTGAGAACTACTTCTCTTAAACTATTTGCCTTAAGTAGCTTTGTCAAATATTCTaacttttaataataattt
This is a stretch of genomic DNA from Hevea brasiliensis isolate MT/VB/25A 57/8 chromosome 12, ASM3005281v1, whole genome shotgun sequence. It encodes these proteins:
- the LOC110638600 gene encoding probable protein phosphatase 2C 9 isoform X1; the encoded protein is MNRFCFGASYSQLVGGRSSSSSGKGKGHEGSIKYGFSLIKGKANHPMEDYHVAKFVQIQGHELGLFAIYDGHMGEGVPAYLQKHLFSNILKEEEFWVDPNRSISKAYERTDQAILSHGSDLGRGGSTAVTAILINGRRLWVANVGDSRAVVSRAGQAIQMSTDHEPNNERGSIEDRGGFVSNMPGDVPRVNGQLAVSRAFGDRNLKSHLRSDPDIQDTIIDNSVDILILASDGLWKVVSNQEAVDMARRIKDPLRAAKQLTAEALKRDCKDDISCVVVRFRV
- the LOC110638600 gene encoding probable protein phosphatase 2C 10 isoform X2, with product MEDYHVAKFVQIQGHELGLFAIYDGHMGEGVPAYLQKHLFSNILKEEEFWVDPNRSISKAYERTDQAILSHGSDLGRGGSTAVTAILINGRRLWVANVGDSRAVVSRAGQAIQMSTDHEPNNERGSIEDRGGFVSNMPGDVPRVNGQLAVSRAFGDRNLKSHLRSDPDIQDTIIDNSVDILILASDGLWKVVSNQEAVDMARRIKDPLRAAKQLTAEALKRDCKDDISCVVVRFRV